In Fimbriimonadaceae bacterium, the following are encoded in one genomic region:
- a CDS encoding J domain-containing protein produces MLGVPKSADEKEIKSAYRKLARKYHPDVNPNDKAAEGKFKEISEAYEVLSDPEKKKLYDKFGSNWEHAQHFTGGGQPQGEGAHFEATYGAPGGFESIFEQFFANMGHEQGQPGVRATPSRDVEKVVELSLEEIDSGTKRTLTYQSPDACKSCDGLGVVTRNTAQKCPACKGAGRVKTVFGMSQPCQACGGSGELRVETCPTCKGAGTVATTKTVEVKIPAGISEGKKLRVPGKGVVGTGGRAGDLYVVIKEKPHAKFRRAGENLEVDVDVPFTVAALGGEIKVPTLRSTVSMKIPEGTQSGQMFRLASQGIAKLGGTRGNLMARIKITVPKSPTQEQRKLLEQLANLEKSKV; encoded by the coding sequence ATGCTCGGAGTGCCCAAGTCAGCGGATGAGAAGGAGATCAAATCCGCGTACCGCAAGCTTGCCCGCAAGTACCACCCGGACGTCAATCCGAACGACAAGGCCGCCGAGGGCAAGTTCAAGGAGATCAGCGAAGCCTACGAGGTCCTGAGCGACCCCGAGAAGAAGAAGCTGTACGACAAGTTCGGGTCGAACTGGGAGCACGCCCAGCACTTCACGGGAGGAGGCCAACCCCAAGGGGAAGGCGCCCATTTCGAAGCCACCTACGGTGCCCCTGGCGGGTTCGAGAGCATCTTCGAGCAGTTCTTCGCCAACATGGGCCACGAGCAGGGCCAGCCTGGCGTGCGCGCCACGCCGAGCCGCGACGTCGAGAAGGTCGTCGAGCTCTCGCTCGAAGAGATCGACTCCGGCACCAAGCGCACGCTGACGTACCAGTCCCCCGACGCCTGCAAGTCCTGCGATGGCTTGGGTGTCGTCACCCGCAACACCGCCCAGAAGTGCCCCGCCTGCAAGGGCGCAGGGCGCGTGAAGACCGTTTTCGGCATGTCGCAACCATGTCAGGCGTGCGGCGGCTCCGGCGAGCTGCGCGTGGAGACGTGCCCCACATGCAAAGGCGCGGGAACAGTGGCCACCACCAAGACCGTCGAGGTGAAGATCCCCGCCGGCATCTCTGAAGGCAAGAAGCTGCGCGTCCCGGGCAAGGGCGTGGTCGGCACCGGCGGAAGAGCCGGCGACCTCTACGTCGTCATCAAGGAGAAGCCGCACGCCAAGTTCCGCCGGGCGGGCGAGAACCTCGAAGTCGACGTGGATGTCCCCTTCACCGTTGCCGCCCTGGGCGGTGAGATCAAGGTGCCGACGCTGCGTTCCACCGTCTCCATGAAGATTCCGGAAGGCACCCAGAGCGGGCAGATGTTCCGCCTCGCCTCCCAAGGCATCGCCAAACTCGGAGGCACGCGCGGCAACCTGATGGCCCGGATCAAGATCACGGTGCCGAAGAGCCCGACCCAAGAACAGCGCAAGCTTCTCGAGCAACTCGCCAACCTGGAGAAGAGCAAGGTATGA
- a CDS encoding helix-turn-helix transcriptional regulator — protein sequence MTGDKQPVYMIGVAAQLCGVHPQTLRQYERLGLVVPARAGAKNRLYCEADIRKVRRIQRLTQEMGVNLAGVEVILRLLDEIEEIRNDLEQQMIEYVKDAERRIQDMAANSSMPIRKDESLLPVPNIRLRSKNLDL from the coding sequence ATGACCGGAGACAAGCAACCTGTCTACATGATCGGCGTGGCCGCGCAGCTTTGCGGCGTGCACCCTCAAACCCTTCGCCAATACGAGCGTCTGGGCCTTGTGGTCCCGGCACGGGCCGGCGCCAAGAACCGGCTCTACTGCGAGGCCGACATCCGCAAAGTGCGGCGCATCCAGCGCCTCACCCAGGAGATGGGCGTCAACCTCGCGGGAGTCGAGGTGATCCTCCGCCTCCTCGACGAGATCGAGGAGATCCGCAACGATCTCGAGCAGCAGATGATCGAGTACGTCAAAGACGCCGAGCGCCGCATTCAAGACATGGCGGCGAACTCCTCGATGCCGATCCGCAAGGACGAATCGCTGCTCCCCGTTCCAAACATTCGGCTCCGCTCCAAGAATCTCGATCTGTAG